CGAGCCGCCGGACCAGCCTCTGGTCGTACGCCTTGCCGAGGATCTCCTCGTCGTGGTAGTCGTACGCCATGCCTAGACCCCTGGATCCTCTCGGTCCATCTCCGCCTCGAGCAGCTGCCGTTCGTAGATGTCCGCGTAGAGACCGCCCATCTCCGTAAGCTCCTCGTGTGTCCCGCGCTCCACGATGCGCCCGTCATCAAGGACGATGATCTCGCCGGCGTGCTTGATGGACGAGATGCGGTGCGAGACGATGATGCTCGTCCGGGTGCGGAGCGCGGAGGTGAGAGCCTGCTGGATCCTCTCCTCCGTCGCCGTGTCGACCGACGAGAGCGCGTCGTCGAGAGCGACGATCGCCGGGTCCACGATGAGCGCCCGGGCGATCGCCACCCGCTGCTTCTGTCCGCCGGAGAGTGTCACGCCGCGCTCGCCGAGCTTCGTCTCGAACCCCTCCGGGAACTCCTCGATCTCGTCGAGGACCCCGGCGATCCGGGCGGCCTCACGCACCTCCTCCTCGCTCGCCGAGGGTCTCCCGAACCGGATGTTCTCGCGGATCGTGTCCGAGAAGAGGAACGTGTCCTGCGGGACGTAGCCGACCGCGCCGCGGAGTGAGGAGAGTCTGAGCTTCCTGACGTCGTGCCCGTCGACGAGTACGACACCCTCCTGCGCCTCGTAGATACGAAGCAGCAGGTTCATGATGGTACTCTTTCCTGAACCGGTGCGTCCGAGGATGCCGAGGGTCTCCCCCGCCTGCACCCTGAAGGATACATCGGCGAGCGCCGGCTCGAGCTCCTCCTCGTAGCGGAATGTGACCTCGCGGAACTCGACGTCGCCGCGGATCTCGCCGGGGTCGTACGCGTCCGGTGCGTCCTCGATCTCCGGATCGCTCTTGAGGATCCGGTTGATCCTCCCCATCGAGGCCGCGCCGCGCTGCATGATGTTGACGACCCATCCCATCGCCATCATCGGCCACGTGAGGATCGCGAGGTAGCTCGTGAAGGCGACGAGGTCGCCCGCCGAGATCGTTCCCATCATCACCTGGCGGCCGCCGAAGTAGATGATGATGACGACGCTCATCGAGGAGAGGGTCATGATGAACGGGAAGAAGGCGCCCCAGACGCGGACCAGGCGGATATTCTTTCTGATGACCTCCCGGCCCGCCTCGGCCAGCCGGCCGAGTTCGTAATCCTCCCGGACGTAGGCCTTGACGACCCGGACGCCGGAGATGCTCTCGCGGACACGCTCGGTCAGCTCCGAGAAGGTCTCCTGCACCCGCTCGAAACGTCTGTGGAGCATCTTGCCCGCCCGGAGCGTGAAGAGCGCGATGAGTGGCATCGGGATGAGCGCGAGCCCGGTCAGCCGGACGTTCAGCGCCAGCATGAAGCCGATGGCGGCGACGCCGAGGATCATGGCGTCCACGAGGGCGACGACGCCGAAGCCGCACGCCATTCGCACCGCGTTCAGGTCGTTCGTGGCATGGGCCATGAGGTCGCCCGTCTTGTGCTCCGAGTAGTATCGTGCGGAGAGGCTCTGGAGATGTGAGTAGATCTCGTTCCTCAGGTCCTCCTCGATGTGGCGGGAGGTCCCGATGATCAGATAGCGCCACGCGAAGCGGAAGACGGCGATGCCGGCCGCCAGCCCCGCGACCAGCAACGCGTAGTGGAAGAGACGCTGCTGGTCACCCGTGCCCGCCGTGAGATCGTCGACGGCAAGCTTGATGATCCGCGGGATGACGAGCTGCATGGCGTCGACGAGGAGCAGGGCGAGCACGCCCCACACGACGGCCCGCCGGTACCGGGAGAACCGGGCGAAGATGCTCCGCAGACTCCCGCCTGAGGAGTTCCTGAGTCCGTCGTCATTCGTACTGGCCACGCTGGTCATCCCCAAAAAGAGGCCCCGCACGGGGTGCGGAGCTCGTGAGGCGTCGCGACCGCCGGTCGCGTCTCAGGTGAGACCTCGCCAGTCTATGCCATACGGACGGACCCTGTCAACGCGCTGCGTAGCGCCGCATTCACCGATTGCGCCGCCACCCCTCAAAGGAGTAGAATGGTTAATGGAGCATCGGCGCGCGCGACGGATGGGCCGCCGGAACGCGCCGGGGCCCGCACGGAAAGGGGGCTGTGACATGGCGCGTACTGCTATCGCTGTTCTTCTGACGGTCGGTCTCGTCTCGACCGCTCTCGCGAACCCCATCCTCGGCGAGTGGTTCTACGTCGACTTCGACCCGCCCAACTACCAGCACACGATCGAGCCCGCACCGTACACACCGGCGGAGGGCTACCTGGTGCTCAACCTCGAGTATGCCTGGCCGCAGGACGCGACGGCCGTGTCGTTCCGCGTCGACATCGTGCCCTGGCCCGATGCTGAGCCTGCGTTCGAGGCCCTCCAGCCGTTCTCCATCACGGAGGGCACCTGGAGAGAGGGCGTGACACTCAGTCTGGGTGAGTGCCTCGATCTGAGCCAGCCCACGCCGGTCGCCAGATTCTCCTTCATGTATGCGGGCGGAGCACACGACGTGTTCATTCTCGACCACCCGGACTATCCGCGGTGGCTCCTCGACTGCTCCGACCCTCCCGAGTTGAGGATGTACTGCGTGTACGCCAACGGCGCGGTCGGCAAGCCGGACTACATCGGGGGTGACTGCGCAGGCAACCCGGTCGAGCGTAGCTCCTGGGGCACGATCAAGACGATGTACCGCTGACCGTCGGGGCAGGATCGAAGTACAGAAGGTCGGATCCGCTGACGGCGGGGAATCACCCGTCGGGGCGGCGGTCCGATCAGGCTCGCTCGACTAAGGAGGGAGCCGGACGATACGTACATTCGCGTGTCTTATCGTGTTCGCCGTGACCGTGTCCTCCGCCTTCGCCAATCCCGTCTGGAACGACGAGGTGGTCGTGGAGTTCTCCGACGGCCAGAACTGCGTTTGGCCCCACCCGGGTCAGGTCATCACGGCGAGAGTGGTCCTCACGGAGCCGGGATACGCACAGGACGGCATCACGGCCTTCGCGTTCCGGATCGACCGCACGTTCGGCGGCTTCGTCGTGGAGACGAGGAACCTGCTGGGCGGCTTGATGATCGGCTCGCTCGAGAGTGAGGGCGTGTCCGTCGGCGCCGCAACCTGCGTGACTCCGGACGGACAGGGACGAATCCCGATCGTGGAGATCGACTACTTCTACGACGGGATGCCGGGACTCCTGTCGGTGCTCTGGCACGTCGACGAGGGAGCGACCTTCGTGGACTGCGACCAGAACTACCACACCTGGTACAACGACTCTGAACGGAACGTCGGCGGGGTCGGGATGGAACCCCCCGGCGGCTGCTACGAGTCGCCCGTCGCGGAGATGTCCTGGGGTGCCGTCAAGGCCCTCTACCGGTAGACGAAAACGGACCCGCCGCGGCGCAGCGCCAGAAGAC
This DNA window, taken from Candidatus Effluviviaceae Genus V sp., encodes the following:
- a CDS encoding ATP-binding cassette domain-containing protein, with protein sequence MTSVASTNDDGLRNSSGGSLRSIFARFSRYRRAVVWGVLALLLVDAMQLVIPRIIKLAVDDLTAGTGDQQRLFHYALLVAGLAAGIAVFRFAWRYLIIGTSRHIEEDLRNEIYSHLQSLSARYYSEHKTGDLMAHATNDLNAVRMACGFGVVALVDAMILGVAAIGFMLALNVRLTGLALIPMPLIALFTLRAGKMLHRRFERVQETFSELTERVRESISGVRVVKAYVREDYELGRLAEAGREVIRKNIRLVRVWGAFFPFIMTLSSMSVVIIIYFGGRQVMMGTISAGDLVAFTSYLAILTWPMMAMGWVVNIMQRGAASMGRINRILKSDPEIEDAPDAYDPGEIRGDVEFREVTFRYEEELEPALADVSFRVQAGETLGILGRTGSGKSTIMNLLLRIYEAQEGVVLVDGHDVRKLRLSSLRGAVGYVPQDTFLFSDTIRENIRFGRPSASEEEVREAARIAGVLDEIEEFPEGFETKLGERGVTLSGGQKQRVAIARALIVDPAIVALDDALSSVDTATEERIQQALTSALRTRTSIIVSHRISSIKHAGEIIVLDDGRIVERGTHEELTEMGGLYADIYERQLLEAEMDREDPGV